In a single window of the Natronosalvus caseinilyticus genome:
- a CDS encoding DHH family phosphoesterase: MVSRLVLGCGDVGQRVVERLPDSAPPPLRSTAGSATTARDRKTLFVVSRDEDVVETLREENVRARQGEPSERSLLENLELEFESGSPDLVFVAGDDSGENRRTLETARAVFPDAIFVAYVGESESEADRQDDRRTIERQATHVVDSIETVVEWVAERTVSQGAQKAIELRAHLSQITGTLAVIAHDNPDPDAIASAVALVELAESVGVEAEACYYGEISHQENRAMVNLLDLDLRTLEPTDSLEAYDAFALVDHSRPGVNDQLPADLDIDIVIDHHPPRGPVPGEFYDLRQRVGATSTVLTEYLEYFGIDVDSQIATALLYGIRVDTRDFTREISPPDFEAAAMLWDAVDFATLRKIEYPTVEGDTLDTVARAIKNRVQRGSVIAASAGRITDRDALPQAADQLLAMDGIDTTLVFGFRDEMVFVSARSRGNDLDLGETLRDAFDQIGSAGGHADMAGAQLEMGVLGDMEESTERESILNIVEEVITDRFFEAVDTQPGTPVGIYSQTSEMLFGSSALLDEQLEADAERDG; the protein is encoded by the coding sequence ATGGTCTCCCGGCTCGTCCTCGGATGTGGGGACGTCGGACAACGCGTCGTCGAGCGGCTGCCGGACTCGGCCCCGCCACCCCTTCGATCGACCGCCGGCTCCGCCACGACGGCACGTGATCGCAAGACGTTGTTCGTCGTCTCGAGAGACGAAGACGTGGTCGAGACGCTTCGGGAGGAGAACGTGCGAGCTCGGCAAGGCGAGCCGTCGGAGCGGTCGCTTCTCGAAAACCTCGAACTGGAGTTCGAATCCGGCTCGCCGGATCTCGTGTTCGTCGCCGGTGACGACAGTGGCGAGAACCGGCGGACGCTCGAGACGGCGCGAGCGGTATTTCCCGACGCGATATTCGTGGCGTACGTGGGTGAGAGCGAGTCCGAAGCGGACCGCCAGGACGACAGACGAACCATCGAACGGCAGGCGACCCACGTCGTCGATTCGATCGAAACCGTCGTCGAGTGGGTCGCCGAGCGTACGGTCTCACAGGGGGCCCAGAAGGCGATCGAACTGCGGGCCCACCTCTCTCAGATCACGGGGACGCTCGCCGTCATCGCGCACGATAACCCCGATCCGGACGCCATCGCGAGCGCCGTCGCGCTGGTCGAACTCGCCGAGAGCGTCGGCGTCGAGGCCGAGGCCTGTTACTACGGCGAGATTTCCCACCAGGAGAACCGGGCGATGGTCAACTTGCTGGACCTCGACCTTCGCACACTCGAGCCGACGGACTCGCTGGAAGCGTACGATGCGTTCGCGCTCGTCGACCACTCTCGACCCGGCGTGAACGACCAGCTTCCGGCGGATCTCGATATCGACATCGTGATCGACCACCACCCGCCGCGCGGACCGGTCCCGGGCGAGTTCTACGACCTCCGCCAGCGCGTCGGCGCGACGAGTACGGTCCTCACCGAGTACCTCGAGTACTTCGGGATCGACGTCGATAGCCAGATTGCGACGGCGTTGCTCTACGGGATTCGCGTCGATACCAGGGACTTCACCCGGGAAATCTCACCACCCGATTTCGAGGCTGCTGCAATGCTCTGGGACGCCGTCGACTTCGCGACGCTCCGAAAGATCGAGTACCCGACCGTCGAGGGCGACACCCTCGATACCGTCGCGCGAGCGATCAAGAACCGCGTCCAGCGTGGATCGGTGATCGCCGCCAGCGCCGGACGCATCACTGACCGCGACGCGCTGCCCCAGGCAGCCGACCAACTGCTCGCCATGGATGGCATCGACACGACCCTGGTATTCGGCTTTCGTGACGAGATGGTGTTCGTCTCGGCGCGTTCACGTGGGAACGACCTCGACCTCGGGGAGACGCTTCGCGACGCGTTCGACCAGATCGGAAGCGCCGGCGGGCACGCCGACATGGCCGGGGCGCAACTCGAGATGGGCGTCCTCGGTGACATGGAGGAGAGCACCGAGCGCGAGTCCATCCTGAATATCGTCGAAGAAGTCATCACAGACCGCTTCTTCGAGGCGGTGGATACCCAGCCGGGGACTCCCGTCGGTATCTACAGCCAGACCAGCGAGATGCTGTTCGGCTCGAGCGCCCTCCTGGACGAACAGCTCGAAGCCGACGCCGAACGCGACGGGTGA
- the nuoL gene encoding NADH-quinone oxidoreductase subunit L, with protein sequence METAFDLAPAIVLLPLAAFVVALLFGDYMPKKGALAGIVATAGSLVLSLFVLAGVATGGQRQETYFTWVAGDALSQTGEETIEFTFGILLDPLSALMLVIVTLIAFLVHLFSLGYMNAEGETGLRRYYAELGLFTFSMLAFVVADNLLMAFMFFELVGLCSYLLIGFWFRTESAPSAAKKAFLVTRFGDYFFLIGVVAIGATFGTLAFQGDGSFVAAAEEAISNEETLFGFDAQTWVTITGLLVLGGVIGKSAQFPLHTWLPDAMEGPTTVSALIHAATMVAAGVYLVARMFGFYAQSPTALAVIAFTGGFTALFAATMGVVKDDIKQVLAYSTISQYGYMMLGLGVGGYVAGVFHLMNHAFFKALLFLGAGAVIVLMHHEQDMWKMGGLKDRAPVVYYTFLAGALALAGIVPFSGFWSKDEILYDALIVGLEQPIFLAAYAMGLIAVFFTGFYTFRMVFLTFHGEPRTETARNPHPVGLPIKIPLATLGVLALVAGAANLAPIYKLTGAEITFLEFWLDGEYGGFSDLTYHAYHDAVAFEEGYIGSETITLLLGAGLSLGLALAGAGLAYILYNVPDPVPHTQNLGSARTVLRSNYYQDEYQVWLAEKFTLPVARAADRFDQTVIDGVVNGVSSVSLFSGSRVKRLQTGVVTNYAALIIVGFIALLVVLGVLGGWFV encoded by the coding sequence ATGGAAACTGCATTCGATCTGGCGCCGGCAATCGTCCTCCTGCCGCTCGCGGCGTTCGTCGTCGCGTTGCTCTTCGGCGACTACATGCCGAAGAAGGGCGCACTCGCCGGCATCGTCGCGACCGCCGGGTCGCTGGTCCTGTCATTGTTCGTGCTGGCAGGCGTCGCGACCGGCGGCCAGCGACAGGAGACGTACTTCACGTGGGTGGCCGGCGACGCGCTGAGTCAGACCGGCGAGGAGACGATCGAGTTCACGTTCGGCATCCTGCTCGACCCGCTGTCGGCACTGATGCTCGTCATCGTGACGCTCATCGCGTTCCTCGTCCACCTGTTCAGTCTCGGCTACATGAACGCCGAAGGTGAAACGGGGCTGCGACGCTACTACGCCGAGCTGGGGCTGTTTACGTTCAGCATGCTCGCGTTCGTCGTCGCGGACAACTTGCTGATGGCGTTCATGTTCTTCGAACTGGTAGGTCTCTGTTCGTACCTGCTCATCGGCTTCTGGTTCCGCACCGAATCCGCGCCATCGGCCGCGAAGAAGGCGTTCCTGGTGACCCGTTTCGGGGACTACTTCTTCCTCATCGGCGTCGTCGCCATCGGTGCGACCTTCGGCACCCTCGCCTTCCAGGGCGACGGCTCGTTCGTCGCCGCCGCCGAGGAAGCGATCAGCAACGAGGAGACCCTGTTCGGCTTCGACGCCCAGACCTGGGTGACGATCACCGGCCTGCTCGTCCTGGGCGGGGTCATCGGGAAGTCCGCGCAGTTCCCGCTGCACACCTGGCTCCCGGACGCGATGGAGGGTCCGACCACGGTGTCGGCCCTGATCCACGCCGCGACGATGGTCGCCGCCGGGGTCTACCTCGTCGCCCGCATGTTCGGCTTCTACGCCCAGTCGCCGACGGCGCTCGCGGTCATCGCCTTCACCGGCGGCTTCACCGCACTCTTCGCCGCGACGATGGGCGTCGTCAAAGACGACATCAAGCAGGTGCTCGCGTACTCGACCATCAGCCAGTACGGCTACATGATGCTCGGACTGGGCGTCGGCGGCTACGTCGCTGGCGTCTTCCACCTGATGAACCACGCCTTCTTCAAGGCGCTCCTGTTCCTCGGCGCCGGGGCCGTCATCGTCCTCATGCACCACGAACAGGACATGTGGAAGATGGGCGGGCTCAAGGACAGAGCCCCCGTCGTCTACTACACGTTCCTCGCGGGCGCACTCGCGCTCGCGGGCATCGTCCCGTTCTCGGGCTTCTGGTCGAAAGACGAGATCCTCTACGACGCTCTCATCGTCGGCCTCGAGCAGCCGATCTTCCTCGCAGCGTACGCGATGGGCCTGATCGCCGTGTTCTTCACCGGCTTCTACACCTTCCGGATGGTCTTCCTGACCTTCCACGGTGAACCCCGGACGGAGACCGCGCGCAACCCCCACCCGGTCGGGTTGCCGATCAAGATTCCGCTCGCGACGCTGGGCGTGCTGGCGCTGGTCGCCGGCGCTGCCAACCTCGCGCCGATCTACAAGCTCACCGGCGCCGAGATCACGTTCCTCGAGTTCTGGCTCGACGGCGAGTACGGCGGGTTCTCCGACCTGACCTACCACGCCTACCACGACGCCGTGGCGTTCGAGGAGGGCTACATCGGCTCCGAGACGATCACGCTCTTGCTCGGCGCCGGCCTCTCGCTCGGCCTCGCGCTCGCGGGCGCCGGCCTCGCGTACATCCTGTACAACGTACCCGACCCGGTCCCACACACCCAGAACCTGGGCAGCGCGCGAACCGTCCTGCGCAGCAACTACTACCAGGACGAGTACCAGGTCTGGCTCGCCGAGAAGTTCACGCTGCCGGTGGCTCGAGCCGCCGACCGCTTCGACCAGACGGTCATCGACGGCGTCGTCAACGGCGTCTCGAGCGTGAGCCTCTTTAGCGGAAGCCGCGTGAAGCGGTTGCAGACCGGTGTCGTGACGAACTACGCGGCACTGATCATCGTCGGGTTCATCGCGTTGCTTGTGGTGCTCGGCGTGCTCGGAGGGTGGTTCGTATGA
- a CDS encoding NUDIX hydrolase: MREDGFRNSGDPESDHRGVDDPATADGSATADDPIDVDVDADAGSDTDIHAGSDDCAHADASVRGLIANDGAYLLLKHDMPSGPIWGVPGGRARIGEDPRDALVREVYEETRLEVDVGDPLEAFAYTWADGEQGTVSVVFECAVVGGTVDIEANPNDDEPISEYAWLEPTALDEVPMESELRRLLERYAN; the protein is encoded by the coding sequence ATGCGAGAGGACGGTTTCCGTAATTCAGGTGACCCCGAAAGCGACCACCGTGGCGTCGACGATCCTGCTACCGCTGACGGCTCTGCGACTGCTGACGACCCCATCGACGTCGACGTTGACGCTGACGCTGGCAGCGACACAGACATCCACGCTGGCAGCGACGACTGCGCCCACGCGGACGCCTCCGTCCGCGGCCTGATCGCAAACGACGGCGCCTACCTCCTCCTCAAACACGACATGCCGAGCGGGCCGATCTGGGGCGTCCCCGGCGGCCGCGCACGAATCGGTGAGGACCCGCGAGACGCCCTCGTGCGCGAGGTGTACGAGGAGACGCGCCTCGAGGTCGACGTCGGCGACCCGCTCGAGGCGTTCGCCTACACCTGGGCCGACGGCGAGCAGGGCACCGTCTCCGTGGTCTTTGAGTGTGCGGTAGTCGGTGGGACGGTAGACATCGAGGCGAACCCGAACGACGACGAACCCATTTCCGAGTACGCCTGGCTCGAGCCCACGGCACTGGACGAGGTGCCGATGGAATCCGAACTCCGGCGACTCCTCGAGCGTTACGCGAACTGA
- a CDS encoding CBS pair associated ParBc domain-containing protein: MDIVTDSKPRVKDYMTRDVVTVSPDQTVASVAERIAESEEHSGFPVCDRRRVEGFVSARDLLLADDDAPIFRVMSRELIVAHPDMKVIDAARVILRSGIQKLPVVDDAGNLVGIIANADVIRSQIERATPEKVGKLMRTLENIHEVELRQERRMIKLSDLTPTQGRVYADELEGRKYELERGLAEPLVVIDNAGELLLADGHHRVMAADRIDLEKMDAYVIVVDRRLSLGMAETAKKEGLESICDIEVVDYARHPLVETTKRLQSSEQ, translated from the coding sequence ATGGACATCGTCACCGACAGCAAACCCCGCGTAAAAGACTACATGACGCGAGACGTGGTGACGGTCTCGCCCGACCAGACGGTTGCCTCGGTCGCCGAACGGATCGCCGAGAGCGAGGAACACAGCGGCTTTCCCGTCTGTGATCGCCGCCGGGTCGAGGGATTCGTGAGCGCGCGTGACCTCCTGCTCGCCGACGACGACGCACCCATCTTCCGGGTGATGTCCCGCGAATTGATCGTCGCCCACCCCGACATGAAGGTGATCGACGCCGCCAGAGTGATCCTCCGATCGGGGATCCAGAAACTTCCGGTCGTCGACGACGCCGGCAACCTCGTGGGGATCATCGCGAACGCCGACGTGATCCGGAGCCAGATCGAACGCGCGACCCCCGAGAAGGTCGGCAAGCTCATGCGGACCCTCGAGAACATCCACGAAGTCGAGTTGCGCCAGGAACGCCGGATGATCAAGCTGTCCGACCTGACCCCGACCCAGGGTCGGGTCTACGCGGACGAACTCGAGGGCCGGAAGTACGAACTCGAGCGGGGACTGGCCGAACCCCTCGTCGTCATCGACAACGCCGGCGAGTTGTTGCTCGCCGACGGCCACCACCGGGTGATGGCCGCCGACCGAATCGACCTCGAGAAGATGGACGCCTACGTGATCGTGGTCGATCGGCGCCTCTCGCTGGGAATGGCCGAGACGGCGAAAAAGGAGGGTCTCGAATCCATCTGCGACATCGAAGTCGTCGATTACGCGAGACATCCGCTGGTGGAGACGACCAAACGATTGCAGTCGAGCGAGCAATGA
- a CDS encoding NADH-quinone oxidoreductase subunit N yields MVNALVPAEWLALAPTLALALTAMVLFVFDSISPRSTNRPALAGIAATGAIVSLAIAVWFAVAGTGSENADAGYDLWFVVGESQAGAGAIDLFGGQMIVDQMALFFMIVVAVVTAMVAIASYDYMAGHTYQAEYYSLLLLAATGMSTMAAANSLVTIFLALELASLPSYALVSILKTNRGSVEAGLKYFLIGAFSSAIFVFGISLVYGVTGHLQLEAIADVVTGEAEPGSGHDVSEMGGLLGLGLLMLIGGFAYKTSSVPFHFWAPEAYEGAPAPISAFLSSASKAAGFVILFRVFTTAFPLEATAEIIGLEWTHAFIILAIVTMTVGNFAAATQENVKRMLAYSSVGHAGYALIGLAGLTVDGGELVLGAAMMHLLVYGFMNTGAFLFVALAEYWGVGRTFEDYNGLAARAPVACAALAVFMFSLAGIPPFGGFWSKYFLFTGSLEAASANPAMLIVAAALVVNSALSLYYYSRLVKAVWIDDPVSGVDRDFGGSPTGLYAAIVFAAVMTLVLLPGFGPVADLAIDAASAVVVS; encoded by the coding sequence ATGGTTAACGCACTCGTGCCGGCGGAGTGGCTCGCACTCGCGCCGACGCTCGCGCTGGCCCTGACCGCCATGGTATTGTTCGTCTTCGACAGCATCAGCCCGCGGTCGACGAACCGCCCGGCGCTCGCTGGCATCGCCGCCACCGGCGCCATCGTCTCGCTCGCCATCGCGGTCTGGTTCGCCGTCGCGGGAACCGGCTCCGAGAACGCCGACGCTGGCTACGACCTCTGGTTCGTCGTCGGCGAGTCCCAGGCCGGGGCCGGCGCCATCGACCTCTTCGGCGGCCAGATGATCGTCGACCAGATGGCGCTGTTCTTCATGATCGTCGTCGCCGTCGTCACCGCGATGGTGGCGATCGCGAGCTACGACTACATGGCCGGACACACCTACCAGGCCGAGTACTACTCGCTGCTCTTGCTCGCGGCGACCGGGATGTCGACGATGGCCGCGGCGAACAGCCTCGTCACCATCTTTCTCGCCCTCGAGCTGGCGAGTCTCCCCTCTTACGCGCTCGTGTCCATCCTCAAGACCAACCGTGGGAGCGTCGAGGCCGGTCTGAAGTACTTCCTGATCGGCGCGTTCTCCTCGGCCATCTTCGTCTTCGGGATCAGCCTCGTCTACGGCGTCACCGGCCACCTGCAACTCGAGGCCATCGCCGACGTCGTCACGGGCGAGGCCGAGCCCGGATCGGGCCACGACGTCTCCGAGATGGGCGGTCTGCTCGGACTGGGGCTCCTGATGCTCATCGGTGGCTTCGCGTACAAGACCTCGAGCGTACCCTTCCACTTTTGGGCGCCGGAGGCCTACGAGGGGGCGCCGGCACCGATCTCGGCGTTCCTCTCCTCGGCCTCGAAGGCCGCCGGCTTCGTGATCCTCTTTCGCGTGTTCACGACGGCGTTCCCGCTTGAGGCGACGGCCGAGATCATCGGCCTCGAGTGGACTCACGCGTTCATCATCCTGGCCATCGTCACGATGACGGTCGGGAACTTCGCGGCGGCCACCCAGGAGAACGTCAAGCGAATGCTCGCGTACTCCTCGGTCGGGCACGCGGGCTACGCGCTGATCGGGCTGGCGGGGCTGACCGTCGACGGCGGCGAACTCGTTCTCGGCGCCGCGATGATGCACCTGCTGGTCTACGGCTTCATGAACACCGGCGCGTTCCTGTTCGTCGCCCTGGCGGAGTACTGGGGCGTCGGCCGAACGTTCGAGGACTACAACGGCCTCGCGGCCCGGGCGCCCGTCGCCTGTGCCGCCCTGGCCGTGTTCATGTTCAGCCTCGCCGGCATCCCGCCCTTCGGCGGCTTCTGGAGCAAGTACTTCCTGTTCACGGGCTCCCTCGAGGCGGCGTCGGCCAACCCCGCGATGTTGATCGTCGCGGCCGCGCTGGTGGTCAACAGCGCGCTGTCGCTGTACTACTACTCGCGGCTCGTGAAGGCCGTCTGGATCGACGACCCAGTCTCGGGCGTCGACCGGGACTTCGGCGGCTCGCCGACGGGACTGTACGCGGCCATCGTCTTCGCCGCCGTGATGACGCTCGTTCTGTTGCCCGGCTTCGGGCCGGTTGCGGACCTCGCGATCGACGCGGCGAGTGCGGTCGTCGTCTCCTGA
- a CDS encoding complex I subunit 4 family protein, whose amino-acid sequence MMIETLLAVTFVGALVTFLAPNRIAGKLAFAISLVPVALSVWLFTAFDGSGNALVDGGTLAFESRTTWIELGAYEISWYVGLDGISLPLVVLTTVLSTLAILSSWTPIDTRQSQFYGLILFIEANLIGVFAALDFFVWFIFWEAVLIPMYLLIGVWGGPRRKYAAIKFFVYTNVASLLMFGAFMTLVFSLDVSSFALTEITQAMLAGGPEGFAGVAGSTVASLVFIAMFIGFAVKVPVVPFHTWLPDAHVEAPTPASVLLAGVLLKMGTYALLRFNFTMFPEQVELYAIPIAAIAVISVIYGAMLALAQTDLKRIVAYSSVSSMGYVILGLIAFTHFGVGGATFQMVSHGLISGLMFMAVGVIYNATHTRMVTDMSGMADKMPIAVGILIAGAFGYMGLPLMSGFAAEYFIFFGTFGSEVLTYAPLFTGLAMFGIVIVAGYLLFAMQRTLFGPFRLETDYEIGRAPFHDVAPMFVLLGLIIALGVAPELIFDMILDAVDPILEQGGGA is encoded by the coding sequence ATGATGATCGAGACGCTACTCGCAGTCACGTTTGTGGGCGCGCTGGTGACGTTCCTCGCGCCCAACCGTATCGCCGGAAAACTAGCCTTTGCGATCAGCCTCGTGCCGGTCGCGCTGTCGGTCTGGCTGTTCACTGCCTTCGACGGCAGCGGGAACGCGTTAGTCGACGGCGGCACGCTCGCATTCGAGTCCCGAACGACCTGGATCGAACTCGGCGCCTACGAGATTTCGTGGTACGTCGGGCTCGACGGCATCAGCCTGCCGCTGGTCGTCCTGACGACGGTCCTCTCGACGCTCGCGATCTTGAGTTCGTGGACGCCGATCGACACGCGCCAGTCGCAGTTCTACGGCCTGATCCTGTTCATCGAGGCGAACCTGATCGGCGTCTTCGCTGCGCTGGACTTCTTCGTCTGGTTCATCTTCTGGGAGGCCGTCCTCATCCCGATGTACTTGCTGATCGGGGTCTGGGGCGGCCCGCGCCGGAAGTACGCCGCGATCAAGTTCTTCGTCTACACGAACGTCGCCTCGCTGCTAATGTTCGGGGCGTTCATGACGCTCGTCTTCAGCCTCGACGTCTCGTCGTTCGCGCTCACGGAGATTACGCAGGCGATGCTCGCGGGTGGCCCCGAGGGATTCGCCGGCGTCGCCGGTAGCACGGTCGCCTCGCTGGTGTTCATCGCGATGTTCATCGGCTTCGCCGTGAAGGTCCCCGTGGTGCCGTTCCACACCTGGCTGCCCGACGCTCACGTCGAGGCACCGACGCCAGCGTCGGTGCTCCTGGCGGGCGTCCTGCTGAAGATGGGGACCTACGCCCTGCTCCGGTTCAACTTCACGATGTTCCCCGAGCAGGTCGAGCTGTACGCGATTCCGATCGCAGCCATCGCCGTGATCAGCGTCATCTACGGCGCGATGTTGGCGCTGGCCCAGACGGACCTCAAGCGGATCGTCGCCTACTCCTCTGTCTCGTCGATGGGCTACGTGATCCTCGGCCTGATCGCGTTCACTCACTTCGGCGTGGGCGGCGCGACCTTCCAGATGGTTTCCCACGGCCTGATCTCGGGCCTGATGTTCATGGCCGTCGGCGTGATCTACAACGCCACCCACACCCGGATGGTTACCGACATGTCCGGGATGGCCGACAAGATGCCCATCGCCGTCGGTATCCTCATCGCCGGCGCGTTCGGCTACATGGGCCTGCCGCTGATGAGCGGCTTCGCGGCGGAGTACTTCATCTTCTTCGGGACCTTCGGTTCCGAGGTGCTGACGTACGCGCCGCTGTTTACCGGCCTGGCGATGTTCGGCATCGTCATCGTCGCCGGCTACCTGCTGTTCGCGATGCAGCGGACGCTGTTTGGCCCCTTCCGGCTCGAGACCGACTACGAAATCGGTCGCGCGCCGTTCCACGACGTCGCGCCGATGTTCGTGTTGCTGGGGCTGATCATCGCCCTCGGCGTCGCACCGGAGTTGATCTTCGACATGATCCTTGACGCAGTCGATCCGATCCTCGAACAGGGAGGTGGTGCCTGA
- a CDS encoding 3-hydroxyacyl-CoA dehydrogenase/enoyl-CoA hydratase family protein, producing MELEDINTIAVLGAGNMGHGIAEVAALAGYDVNLRDIKEEFVQNGYDQIEWSLGKLAENDQITDEVADDTLERITPLVDVEESVADADVVIEAVPEKMDIKKDVYGEVEQYAPDRAIFATNTSSLSITELSEVTDRPEQFCGMHFFNPPIRMPLVEVISGAHTADETLDLIEALAEDVDKSPVRVHKDSPGFIVNRVLVPLMNEAAWMVYEDEATVAEVDSTAKFDMGLPMGLFELTDQVGLDVGLHVQEYMHETLGEAYAPCPMTEEKVEAEELGKKTGKGVYDYEDGEGVQIPTDEGKEWIADRLLAVMADEVAQLIDDDVAGPDAIDEAMKLGAGFPNGPAKMSDQRGLVDLLEALEDASDESGAARHEPSDALREFVDEGGFYGPDEEGDGELEFETIRLEYPGNMVGHVVIDRPHRMNTISSELLSELSEAIDVLEDDDEVRAILITGEGEKAFSAGADVQSMAAGGADPLGAIELSKQGQDTFGKLESCNMPVVAGIDGYCLGGGMELATCADIRIASERSELGQPELNLGLIPGWGGTQRLKHIVGEGRAKEIILTADRYEAETMEDYGFVNEVVGNDELLEEALELAEKLAGGPPIAQRFTKRSMLAGRDDTDAGLELEAAAFGHLMATDDLMTGITAFMSGDDAEFEGK from the coding sequence ATGGAACTGGAGGATATCAACACCATCGCAGTTCTCGGAGCGGGGAACATGGGCCACGGGATCGCCGAAGTGGCAGCGCTCGCGGGCTACGACGTGAACCTGCGTGACATAAAAGAGGAGTTCGTCCAGAACGGCTACGACCAGATCGAGTGGTCACTGGGCAAACTGGCCGAAAACGACCAGATCACCGACGAGGTAGCCGACGACACCCTCGAGCGGATCACGCCGCTGGTCGACGTGGAGGAGTCGGTCGCCGATGCCGACGTCGTCATCGAGGCCGTTCCCGAGAAGATGGACATCAAGAAGGACGTCTACGGCGAGGTCGAACAGTACGCGCCCGACCGCGCAATCTTCGCGACGAACACCTCCTCGCTGTCGATCACCGAACTGTCGGAGGTCACCGACCGCCCCGAGCAGTTTTGCGGGATGCACTTTTTCAACCCGCCGATTCGGATGCCGCTGGTCGAGGTCATCTCCGGGGCTCACACCGCCGACGAAACGCTCGACCTGATCGAGGCACTCGCCGAGGACGTCGACAAGTCGCCCGTCCGCGTCCACAAGGACAGTCCCGGCTTCATCGTGAACCGCGTGCTCGTCCCGTTGATGAACGAGGCGGCCTGGATGGTCTACGAGGACGAGGCCACCGTCGCCGAGGTCGACTCGACCGCGAAGTTCGACATGGGGCTCCCGATGGGCCTGTTCGAACTCACCGACCAGGTCGGTCTCGACGTCGGCCTGCACGTCCAGGAGTACATGCACGAAACCCTCGGCGAGGCCTACGCGCCGTGCCCGATGACCGAGGAGAAAGTCGAGGCCGAGGAACTCGGCAAGAAGACCGGCAAGGGCGTCTACGACTACGAGGACGGCGAGGGTGTCCAGATCCCGACAGACGAAGGGAAGGAGTGGATCGCCGACCGCCTGCTCGCCGTGATGGCCGACGAGGTCGCGCAGTTGATCGACGACGACGTGGCCGGTCCGGATGCCATCGACGAAGCGATGAAACTCGGCGCGGGCTTCCCCAACGGTCCGGCGAAGATGAGCGACCAGCGCGGCCTCGTGGACCTGCTCGAGGCCCTCGAGGACGCCTCCGACGAGAGCGGTGCGGCGCGACACGAGCCTTCGGACGCCCTCCGGGAGTTCGTGGACGAGGGCGGCTTTTACGGGCCCGACGAGGAGGGTGACGGCGAACTCGAGTTCGAGACCATTCGCCTCGAGTACCCCGGCAACATGGTCGGCCACGTCGTCATCGACCGGCCCCACCGGATGAACACGATCAGTTCGGAACTCCTCTCGGAACTGAGCGAGGCCATCGACGTCCTCGAGGACGACGACGAGGTGCGGGCGATCCTCATCACCGGCGAGGGCGAGAAGGCCTTCTCCGCGGGTGCGGACGTCCAGAGCATGGCCGCGGGCGGGGCCGACCCGCTTGGTGCGATCGAACTCTCGAAACAGGGTCAGGACACCTTCGGCAAACTCGAGTCCTGTAATATGCCCGTCGTCGCCGGTATCGACGGCTACTGTCTCGGCGGCGGGATGGAACTGGCGACCTGCGCCGACATCCGGATCGCCTCCGAACGGTCCGAACTCGGTCAGCCAGAACTCAACCTCGGGTTGATCCCCGGCTGGGGCGGCACCCAGCGACTCAAGCACATCGTCGGCGAGGGCCGCGCGAAGGAGATTATCCTCACGGCCGACCGCTACGAGGCCGAGACGATGGAAGACTACGGCTTCGTCAACGAGGTCGTGGGTAACGACGAACTGCTCGAGGAGGCCCTCGAGCTCGCCGAGAAACTCGCTGGCGGCCCGCCGATCGCCCAGCGCTTCACCAAGCGCTCGATGCTCGCCGGCCGCGACGACACCGATGCGGGTCTCGAACTCGAGGCCGCGGCGTTCGGTCACCTGATGGCCACCGACGACCTCATGACGGGGATCACGGCGTTCATGAGCGGCGACGACGCGGAGTTCGAAGGCAAGTAG